One region of Emys orbicularis isolate rEmyOrb1 chromosome 4, rEmyOrb1.hap1, whole genome shotgun sequence genomic DNA includes:
- the CLEC14A gene encoding C-type lectin domain family 14 member A, with amino-acid sequence MRGAIPLCVLLHASSVLCGAEQPRGNHTWCDGSGACYSVHLAQVPFGRAQKACAVRGGALSTASGEAEVRAILALLRVVAAEPGSWMFWLWLVRRAQQCTQTDWPLRGFSWLAGPQQAPQGEPKELDKWVKEPSKSCITLRCAGLQVTAGRQDLEPWGWKELTCKDTTTQGYVCKYQYNGTCPAPPAQGARSLLYSLPYQLHSAALDFSPPGTELVVACPGPRGDVRLLCELGQGGYNWTGAGEQLCPCPSGYQSPSTGACMEPRDCTSAQGAFLCVCARGFLLGADKKSCVRPGHIGGSATAAPDPTLSAGGTVPSSSSGAPSPPSSSQPSTAGEVQSSSSPTYVFILVAMAVVTVVILVGAVLVVFKLCFTKSPSSASGAGKEPASAAAAESDPEANTTSSENSLEAQGDTAERLQGEPSPEKEAPLGN; translated from the coding sequence ATGCGAGGAGCGATTCCCCTGTGCGTCCTTCTGCACGccagctctgtgctgtgcggtgctGAGCAGCCCCGGGGCAACCACACTTGGTGCGATGGCTCTGGCGCCTGCTACAGTGTCCACCTCGCCCAAGTGCCCTTCGGCAGAGCCCAGAAGGCCTGCGCTGTGCGCGGGGGAGCGCTGAGCACGGCCAGCGGGGAGGCAGAGGTGCGGGCCATCCTCGCCCTGCTGAGAGTGGTTGCAGCCGAGCCCGGCTCCTGGATGTTCTGGCTCTGGCTGGTCAGGAGAGCGCAGCAATGCACCCAGACGGACTGGCCGCTGCGGGGCTTCTCCTGGCTGGCGGGCCCCCAGCAGGCGCCCCAGGGAGAGCCCAAGGAGCTGGACAAGTGGGTGAAAGAGCCGAGCAAGTCGTGCATCACCCTGCGGTGCGCGGGGCTGCAGGTCACTGCGGGGCGCCAGGACCTGGAGCCCTGGGGTTGGAAGGAGCTGACCTGCAAGGACACCACCACCCAAGGCTATGTGTGTAAGTACCAGTACAACGGCACCTGTCCCGCTCCGCCAGCCCAGGGCGCCCGCAGCCTCCTCTACTCGCTCCCTTACCAGCTGCACAGCGCCGCCCTGGACTTCAGCCCCCCGGGCACTGAGCTCGTGGTGGCCTGCCCCGGGCCCCGGGGAGACGTGCGGCTGCTCTgcgagctggggcagggcggctACAACTGGACGGGCGCTGGGGAGCAGCTGTGCCCTTGCCCCTCCGGGTACCAGAGCCCCAGCACTGGAGCCTGCATGGAGCCCAGAGACTGCACCAGCGCCCAGGGCGCTTTCCTCTGCGTGTGCGCCCGGGGCTTCCTCCTGGGGGCCGACAAGAAATCCTGTGTGCGCCCCGGGCACATCGGGGGCTCGGCCACAGCGGCACCCGACCCGACCCTGTCTGCGGGGGGCACTGTCCCCAGCAGCAGCTCGGGTGCgccttcccccccctccagctctcaGCCAAGCACAGCTGGGGAGGTACAGTCCTCGTCCTCCCCCACGTATGTCTTCATCCTGGTCGCCATGGCTGTGGTGACGGTGGTGATCCTGGTCGGGGCCGTGCTGGTGGTCTTCAAACTCTGCTTCACTAAGAGCCCCTCCTCGGCTAGCGGGGCCGGCAAGGAGCCGGCTTCAGCAGCAGCCGCAGAGAGTGATCCAGAGGCCAACACCACCAGTTCCGAGAATTCCTTGGAGGCCCAGGGAGACACGGCAGAGAGATTGCAGGGCGAGCCCAGCCCAGAGAAGGAAGCTCCACTCGGGAATTAA